In one Terriglobia bacterium genomic region, the following are encoded:
- a CDS encoding ATP-binding cassette domain-containing protein: MTHPLIEFERVTVMRGHTMALNNVSLKIGLGEHVAILGPNGCGKSTLIKAITRECYPVIQEGSSVRIMGEDRWEVWELRKLLGIVSADLMATCTRAISGREIVLSGFFSSIGIWPHQEMDITPEMEERANRALEMLEVSHLAERDTAEMSSGEARRVLLARALVHDPRALLLDEPSTALDLSAQHELRSMLRKLAQSGIGIVMVTHHLSDLIPEMDRVVLMRGGKVIADGPTRDVLVEEKLSALFGHRVELLERDGYYNLW; encoded by the coding sequence TTGACACATCCTCTCATCGAATTCGAACGTGTCACCGTGATGCGCGGGCACACCATGGCATTAAATAATGTCTCGTTGAAAATCGGGCTGGGCGAACACGTCGCGATTCTCGGCCCCAACGGCTGCGGCAAATCGACGCTGATCAAGGCGATCACGCGCGAGTGCTATCCGGTGATTCAGGAAGGCTCGTCGGTGCGGATCATGGGCGAGGATCGCTGGGAAGTCTGGGAATTGCGGAAGCTGCTCGGCATTGTCTCCGCCGATCTGATGGCGACCTGCACACGCGCCATATCGGGCCGCGAGATCGTGTTGTCCGGCTTCTTCTCCAGCATCGGCATCTGGCCACACCAGGAAATGGACATCACTCCGGAGATGGAGGAACGCGCCAATCGCGCGCTGGAAATGCTGGAAGTTTCACATCTCGCCGAGAGAGATACCGCAGAGATGTCGTCCGGAGAGGCCCGCCGCGTCCTGCTGGCCCGCGCGCTGGTGCATGATCCGCGCGCGTTGCTTCTGGATGAGCCGTCGACTGCGCTGGATCTCAGCGCGCAGCACGAATTGCGATCGATGCTGCGGAAGCTGGCCCAGTCCGGGATCGGCATCGTCATGGTGACGCATCATCTGTCGGATTTGATCCCGGAAATGGATCGCGTCGTGTTAATGCGAGGCGGTAAGGTTATCGCCGATGGCCCGACACGCGACGTGCTGGTCGAGGAAAAACTATCCGCGTTGTTCGGGCACCGCGTCGAGCTACTTGAACGTGACGGCTATTACAACCTCTGGTAA
- a CDS encoding ankyrin repeat domain-containing protein, whose amino-acid sequence MRIRVLLCAALFTGAMGAVSAAFSAGVDDASSALLRAVHNNDAAAVDRLIKSGANVASVNAKNEYDATPLTEAALNGNTAIMEKLLKAGADANLPAADGMTALMIVARGTNVAAAKLLLDHGANVNAAEQQKKQTALMWAAAQNQPAMVKELIAHHADVNARAFVNPTANAMFTDATPLDWPSEVSTEPRAQYRAPGGLTPLLYAAREGCVDCVRALIAGGANIDLQDPEGVTPLIMAVSNMHFDAAAVLIKAGANVDKWDLWGRSPLWCAVDVNTLPHGGRADRPSLDETTSLQIIAMILDVGANPNLQLKLLPPYRNIGADRGVDGMLTIGATPLLRAAKGLDAPAIALLLKHGANPNLPNMRGTTPTMAAAGLGSVDADTRGVFTTEDTAQRSVDSLKLILDAGGEINAHDNIRGQTPLHGAAFWGWNPAVELLVAHGADLNAKDNNGKTPIDSALGKAGGNSRGGQRIDVHEDTAALLRKLMAGTGH is encoded by the coding sequence ATGCGGATACGCGTTTTGCTTTGCGCCGCGCTGTTCACCGGCGCCATGGGCGCCGTTTCTGCGGCATTTTCGGCCGGTGTCGATGACGCCAGCAGCGCGCTGCTGCGGGCCGTCCACAACAATGACGCGGCTGCCGTCGATCGCCTGATCAAGTCGGGCGCGAACGTCGCGAGTGTCAACGCAAAGAATGAATACGACGCGACTCCCTTGACGGAAGCCGCGCTGAACGGCAATACGGCCATCATGGAGAAGTTATTGAAGGCCGGCGCCGACGCCAACCTTCCCGCAGCGGACGGTATGACCGCCCTCATGATCGTCGCGCGCGGCACCAATGTCGCCGCCGCGAAACTCCTGCTCGATCACGGCGCCAACGTCAATGCCGCGGAGCAGCAGAAAAAGCAAACTGCGCTGATGTGGGCTGCGGCGCAGAACCAGCCCGCGATGGTCAAGGAATTGATCGCGCATCACGCGGACGTCAATGCCCGCGCGTTCGTCAATCCGACGGCCAACGCCATGTTCACCGATGCCACGCCGCTGGACTGGCCGTCCGAAGTCTCGACCGAACCCAGGGCGCAGTATCGTGCGCCGGGTGGACTGACCCCGCTGCTTTACGCGGCGCGCGAAGGCTGCGTGGACTGTGTCCGCGCATTGATTGCCGGAGGCGCCAATATCGATCTTCAGGATCCCGAAGGCGTAACGCCCCTGATCATGGCTGTCAGCAACATGCATTTCGATGCCGCGGCCGTTCTGATCAAGGCGGGCGCGAACGTCGACAAATGGGATCTGTGGGGCCGCAGTCCTTTATGGTGCGCGGTCGATGTGAATACGCTGCCGCACGGCGGCCGGGCCGATCGCCCGTCGCTGGATGAAACCACCAGCCTGCAGATCATCGCGATGATTCTGGATGTGGGCGCCAACCCCAATCTGCAACTGAAGCTTCTGCCCCCTTATCGCAATATCGGCGCGGATCGCGGCGTTGACGGCATGCTGACGATCGGCGCCACTCCGCTCTTGCGCGCGGCCAAAGGCCTCGATGCGCCGGCGATCGCGCTGTTGTTGAAGCACGGCGCGAACCCGAATCTTCCGAATATGCGCGGAACCACGCCGACGATGGCCGCCGCCGGACTGGGTTCCGTCGATGCGGACACCCGCGGCGTCTTTACCACCGAAGACACCGCGCAGCGTTCCGTCGATTCGCTTAAGCTCATTCTCGACGCCGGCGGCGAAATCAACGCCCACGACAACATCCGCGGCCAGACGCCGCTTCACGGCGCCGCCTTCTGGGGCTGGAACCCCGCTGTCGAACTTCTCGTGGCGCACGGCGCCGACCTCAACGCCAAAGACAACAACGGCAAGACCCCCATCGATTCCGCGCTGGGTAAAGCCGGCGGCAACAGCCGCGGCGGCCAGCGCATTGATGTCCACGAAGACACTGCCGCCCTGCTGCGGAAGCTGATGGCTGGAACCGGTCACTGA
- a CDS encoding DUF1552 domain-containing protein, with protein MFITKKHLSRRTFLRGAGVAVGLPLLEAMIPAATALSQTAAAPLPRMGFIYFPHGAIMDRWTPAAEGSDFEITPILKPLEKFRKQLTIVSGLENKAAIAPPVHALSPGTWLGGVAPRKSQSPWAGVTIDQIAAKHLGQDTPFPSLEVATESRGSGGACDREYGCSYSGTISFRTPSTPLPMETEPRKLFQRLFGQGDDARERKNIARQYSSLLDLVSEEAADLQRSLGPRDKTVVNDYLDSVREIESRVQKMEARDLSKLNLPAAPAAAPLPFDAHINLMFDMIALAFQANLTRVFTFMMCAEATSLTYNQIGVPDAFHAISHHQNDKTRIEKLVKIQTYHSEIMAKFATKLAGLPDGDGSMLDHSIMLFGSNMSNSNAHNHYPLPSAIIGGAYGKIKGNQHLKYPDQTPLSDLLLTLVNRAGIPVEKIGDDGTKVFSEV; from the coding sequence ATGTTCATCACAAAGAAGCATTTGTCCCGCCGCACGTTCCTTCGCGGCGCTGGTGTGGCCGTGGGTTTGCCGTTACTGGAAGCGATGATTCCGGCAGCGACGGCGCTTTCGCAGACGGCGGCGGCTCCTTTGCCGCGCATGGGATTCATCTACTTCCCGCACGGCGCGATCATGGATCGCTGGACGCCGGCGGCCGAAGGCTCGGACTTCGAGATCACGCCGATCCTGAAGCCGCTCGAGAAATTCCGCAAACAGCTCACGATCGTGAGCGGCCTCGAGAACAAGGCTGCGATCGCTCCGCCCGTCCATGCCTTGAGCCCGGGAACCTGGCTGGGCGGCGTCGCGCCGCGCAAGTCTCAGTCTCCCTGGGCCGGCGTCACCATCGATCAGATTGCCGCGAAGCATCTCGGGCAGGACACGCCTTTCCCGTCGCTTGAAGTCGCGACCGAATCGCGTGGTTCCGGCGGAGCATGCGACCGCGAGTACGGCTGCAGTTACTCCGGAACCATCTCGTTCCGGACGCCGTCGACGCCGCTGCCGATGGAGACCGAGCCCCGCAAACTCTTCCAGCGGCTTTTCGGTCAGGGCGACGATGCGCGGGAACGCAAGAACATCGCGCGGCAGTACTCCAGCCTGCTCGACCTCGTTTCCGAAGAAGCTGCAGACCTGCAGCGCAGTCTTGGACCGCGCGACAAGACCGTCGTTAACGATTATCTCGACAGCGTGCGCGAGATCGAAAGCCGCGTCCAGAAGATGGAAGCGCGTGATCTGTCGAAACTGAACCTGCCGGCCGCGCCGGCCGCCGCCCCGCTTCCGTTCGATGCGCATATCAATCTGATGTTCGACATGATTGCGCTCGCCTTTCAGGCGAACCTGACGCGCGTCTTCACCTTCATGATGTGCGCCGAGGCGACCAGTCTGACCTACAACCAGATCGGCGTGCCGGATGCGTTTCATGCGATCTCGCATCATCAGAACGACAAGACGCGGATCGAGAAGCTGGTTAAGATCCAGACCTATCATTCGGAGATCATGGCGAAGTTCGCAACCAAGCTGGCCGGGCTCCCGGACGGCGACGGCTCGATGCTCGACCATTCGATCATGCTGTTCGGCAGCAACATGAGCAACAGCAACGCGCATAATCACTATCCGCTGCCATCGGCGATCATCGGCGGCGCATACGGCAAGATCAAAGGCAACCAGCACCTGAAGTATCCGGATCAGACGCCGTTATCGGATCTCCTGCTGACGCTGGTCAACAGGGCAGGCATTCCGGTGGAGAAAATTGGCGACGACGGTACGAAGGTCTTTTCGGAGGTCTAG